One segment of Nothobranchius furzeri strain GRZ-AD chromosome 13, NfurGRZ-RIMD1, whole genome shotgun sequence DNA contains the following:
- the LOC139062407 gene encoding cilia- and flagella-associated protein 251-like encodes MKKKMTKKKKKKMTMKKKMTTTKAKGKTKTKKKGKKKKTTTKKKKRKNTTTKNKKRKKMTTTKKEEEEDDDKKEEEEEDDKKEDDEKEEEEEDEDEEDDDEKEEDNEKEEDDDKKEEEEEDGKKEDDEKEEDVGKKEEKGGEEEEDVDDKEDDKDDEKEDDEDDDKEEEGEEEEEKEVGREGEGEEDEGEGEGEDEEEEGEGEEDGEAAAEEEEERDF; translated from the coding sequence atgaagaagaagatgacgaaaaagaagaagaagaagatgacaatgaagaagaagatgacgacgacgaagGCGAAGGGTAagacgaagacaaagaagaaggggaagaagaagaagacgacgacgaagaagaagaagaggaagaacacAACGACGAAGaacaagaagaggaagaagatgacgacgacaaaaaaagaagaggaagaagatgacgacaaaaaagaagaagaagaagaagacgacaaaAAAGAAGACGATgaaaaagaagaggaggaagaagacgaagatgaagaagatgacgacgaaaaagaagaagacaacgaaaaagaagaagatgacgacaaaaaggaagaagaagaagaagacggcaAAAAAGAAGAcgatgaaaaagaagaagacgtcggcaaaaaagaagaaaaaggaggagaagaagaagaagacgtcgACGACAAAGAAGACGACAAAGACGATGAAAAAGAAGATGACGAAGACgacgacaaagaagaagaaggagaagaagaagaagaaaaagaagtaggaagagaaggagaaggagaagaagacgaAGGAGAAGGCGAaggagaagacgaagaagaagaaggagaaggagaagaagatggagaagcagcagcagaagaagaagaggaaagagACTTTtga